A window of the Miscanthus floridulus cultivar M001 chromosome 14, ASM1932011v1, whole genome shotgun sequence genome harbors these coding sequences:
- the LOC136502854 gene encoding xylan O-acetyltransferase 12-like, whose product MVPEERMKTEATHKAIAAGGKMTVVHSPVGVRSIVTSLVAFFILASSIVFLLDRGQEEQVQMAVEHGRQEVQVKLEAGLQEPAIRGTAEEGDASNEECNWSRGRWVYDNVSRPLYNGLKCAFIFPEVACDKYGRKDVMYQHWRWQPHGCDLPRFDGIKLLEKLRNKRLVFVGDSVNRNQWVSLVCMVEASIPDDRLKIRIFNGSLISFKALEYNATIDFYWSPLLVESNSDNPIIHRVEYRIIRADRIEKHASVWRDADIIVFNSYLWWRKQKDDMRIKVMYGSFEDGDAKLDEMEMVDGFEIALKKLTEWLGENIDKNRTRIFFAGSSPTHSWASNWGGEDKNKCLNETEPIYKTGYKAATTDYSLMATAKSYFRTLEPKGIHVQILNITELSDYRKDGHPTVFRRQFVPLTKEQIADPASYADCTHWCLPGVPDVWNEFLYGYLVHK is encoded by the exons ATGGTTCCTGAAGAAAGAATGAAGACAGAGGCCACTCACAAGGCGATAGCAGCAGGTGGCAAGATGACGGTGGTCCATTCTCCGGTTGGAGTGAGGAGCATCGTCACCTCCTTGGTAGCTTTCTTCATCCTAGCCAgctccatcgtcttcctccttgaCAGAGGCCAGGAAGAGCAAGTGCAAATGGCAGTCGAGCATGGACGTCAAGAAGTGCAGGTGAAGCTGGAAGCTGGGCTTCAAGAACCGGCGATCAGAGGGACAGCTGAAGAGGGGGACGCCAGCAACGAGGAGTGCAACTGGTCGAGGGGGCGGTGGGTGTACGACAACGTGTCCCGGCCATTGTACAACGGGCTCAAGTGTGCCTTCATTTTCCCTGAGGTGGCCTGTGACAAATATGGCAGGAAGGATGTCATGTACCAGCACTGGAGATGGCAGCCTCATGGATGCGACCTCCCAAG ATTCGATGGCATCAAGCTGCTTGAAAAGCTGAGGAACAAGAGATTGGTGTTTGTGGGTGACTCAGTCAACAGGAACCAATGGGTCTCTCTTGTGTGCATGGTAGAGGCCTCAATACCTGACGATAGGCTCAAGATACGCATCTTCAATGGCTCACTCATCTCCTTCAAGGCATTG GAATACAATGCAACAATTGATTTCTACTGGTCACCACTACTGGTGGAGTCTAACAGCGACAACCCCATAATCCACCGGGTGGAGTACCGGATCATAAGGGCAGACAGAATTGAGAAGCATGCCAGTGTCTGGAGGGATGCTGACATCATTGTCTTCAATTCTTACCTGTGGTGGAGGAAGCAGAAGGATGACATGAGGATTAAGGTCAT GTATGGTTCGTttgaagatggtgatgcaaagttAGACGAAATGGAAATGGTCGATGGTTTCGAGATAGCTCTCAAGAAACTAACCGAATGGCTTGGAGAGAATATTGACAAGAACAGGACAAGGATCTTTTTTGCAGGATCATCACCAACACATTCCTG GGCTAGCAACTGGGGTGGAGAAGACAAGAACAAATGCCTTAACGAAACAGAGCCGATCTACAAAACCGGATACAAAGCTGCAACTACGGATTACAGCTTGATGGCCACGGCGAAGTCCTATTTCCGAACATTGGAGCCGAAAGGCATACATGTTCAGATACTGAACATCACCGAGCTGTCCGACTACCGGAAGGACGGGCATCCAACGGTATTCAGGAGGCAATTTGTTCCTCTAACGAAAGAGCAAATTGCTGACCCAGCCAGCTACGCAGATTGCACGCATTGGTGCCTTCCCGGAGTTCCTGATGTCTGGAACGAGTTTTTATATGGCTATCTTGTGCACAAATGA
- the LOC136502937 gene encoding uncharacterized protein — MEDRQWMYTGRRSRNDYDVDWVKRTDDFLKHAFGEGVAKGHSLVWCPCSHCDNRRRVDKQTMGKHLVYHGYTPGYHRWIYHGEADCIREEVVRPRLEPFDDDAGVADMIDDAHQAQFAEGRDKEEMEANVEAFYKMLDSASKPLHEHTNISQLDAIGRVMGLKAELNLSREGFDKMLTVFGTMLPKNHILPPNLYESEKLLRALKMPYDKIHCCPKGCVLFWKEHEHAKYCPKCGSSKYLEVVSGDGQKVQLTIPARVLRHLPFIARIQRLFMTEETAKQMTWHKNGKRYNPDKMVHPSDAEAWQYFNDRHPEKAAEARNVRVAFATDGFNPYGLMSSPYTCWPVFTIPLNLPPGIAFQRQNVFLSLIIPGHPGSNMGVFMEPVIDELIKAWGGVWTYDRATRSSFKMYVWYHYSLHDFLAYGLFCAWCVHGKFPCPVCKKAVRFIWLKKGGKYSSFDKHRQFL, encoded by the coding sequence atggaggaccgtcagtggatgtacacggggcgAAGAAGTCGAAACGATTACGACGTGGATTGGGTGAAGAGGACAGatgacttcttgaaacatgcatttggcgagGGTGTAGCTAAAgggcattctctagtttggtgtccgtgCAGCCACTGTGACAACAGGAGAAGGGTGGACAAGCagaccatgggtaaacatcttgtgtaccATGGTTATACGccgggctaccaccggtggatctaccatggtgaagccgattgtatcagagaggaggtggtgagaccacgtctcgagccttttgatgatgatgctggggtagcagacatgatAGATGACGCTCACCAAgctcagttcgctgaaggacgtgacaaggaggagatggaggcaaacGTAGAagccttctacaaaatgttggactcggcgTCTAAACCCCTTCACGAGCATACAAatatttctcagctggatgccattgggcGTGTGATGGggctgaaggccgagttaaacctgagtcgagaaggcttcgataagatgttgactgtgtttggcaccatgctaccgaaGAACCACATTCTGCCCCCCAACTTGTACGAGTCAGAAAAACTCCTTCGTGCGCTCAAGATGCCATATGATAAGATACATTGTTGTCCAAAAGGGTGTGTCCTATtttggaaagaacacgagcatgcaaagtactgtccgaagtgtggATCCTCCAAATACCTAGAGGTAGTATCTGGTGATGGCCAAAAGGTGCAGCTTACGATCCCCGCGAGAGTCTTACGTCACCTTCCTTTCATAGCGAGGATCCAACGacttttcatgaccgaggaaactgcgaaacagatgacatggcacaagaatggcaagcGGTACAATCCAGACAAGATGGTTCATCCATCCGATGCTGAAGCATGGCAGTACTTTAATGATCGACATCCTGAGAAAGCAGCTgaggctcggaatgtacgtgTCGCCTTCGCAACAGATGGATTCAATCCTTATGGATTGATGTcttccccatacacatgttggcctgtGTTCACTATCCCTCTCAACCTCCCCCCTGGCATCGCCTTCCAACGACAGAACGTAtttttgtcgttgataattcctggacacccaggaagtaatatgggagtgttcatggagcctgtgattgacgAATTGATAAAAGCTTGGggaggggtatggacatacgaccgagctacaaggtCAAGCTTCAAAATGTACGTTTGGTATCACTACTCTCTGCATGatttcctggcgtatgggttattctgcgcctggtgtgttcacgggaagttcccgtgcccagtatgcaagaaagctgtgaggtttatttggttgaaaaagggtggcaagtattcgtcgttcgacaagcatcgtCAATTCCTGTAA